AGAAAATTTATTTATCTGCTGATTTATATCAGAAATAATATCAACACTGTCTTTAAGTTTCAATTCGTTTATAAGTTCCTTTGCTGATCTGTAAAATGAAGGATGTATTCTTAGTTTAAGTTTTACAAAAGGTTTCATCTCTGAAATCTTTTTTTCAATTTCAAACATCATCAGATATCTACTTTTTATATAGCCGTTTCCACTGCATGTAAAACATATGTCTGTAAGCTGTTTTATAAGGCTTTCTTCAACTTTTTTTCTTGTAAGCTCAAGTAAACCAAGTGAAGTAAAATTTTTTATTTTTACAGGTCTTTTATCTTTTTTTACTTCATTTTTAAACTGCTCAATAAGAGCCTTCTTTTTTTCTTCATCTTTCATATCTATAAAATCTATTATTACTATCCCCCCAAGATCTCTTAGTCTAAGATGTTTTGCTATCTCTTTCATTGCCTCAATATTCGTGTAGTATGCTGTTTCCTCAAGGGTTTTATGTCTGCAGTGGCTACCGCTGTTTACATCTATAGACACAAGAGCTTCAGTCTCTTCTATAACGAGATATCCACCATTTTTTAGCCATACATAGGGGTTTAGTATTTTATTTATTATCTTGTCTACCTCGTAATAGCTGTAAAGGGAAACCTTCCTTTTCCTGTAGGGCTCAAGTTTTATCTGTTTGTTAAAATTTCTATTTATATACTCTTTTATTTCCTTTAGTTTTTTTATGTCGTCAGACACTATTTTTGTAAAATTTCCTGCGTAATCCCGAAGTATTCCGTAAATTTTACTTGATTCTTCATACAGAATAGATGGGCTTCTTTTCTTTTTTGACAGTTTGATTATATTTTCCCACAGCTGTTTAAGAGATAAAAAATCCTCAATTATCGCCTCATCAGAAACATCTACAGCTGAAGTTCTTATTATGTAACCGTAATTTTCATCATTAAAAGGTTCAAGAAGCCATTTTATATGTTCCTTTATTCTCTCTTTTTGTTCTTTATCCTCTATTTTTGAGGATATAGATATGTGGGAATTGTTAGGGATTAAAACAAGATATTTACCTGGAAGGGTTATCTTGCAGGAGAGTTTTGCTCCTTTAGTGCTTACAGCTGCCCTTTTAACCTGAACTATAACACTCTCATTTATTTTAAAATCAGGGCAGTAGTTTATGTCTTTAAGGGGAAGGAATGCCTCCCTATCCTCCCCAATATCAACAAATGCTGCATTCATCGCCGGAACTATTCTTTTTATTTTTCCTTTGTAGATGTTTCCTGACTGTTTGAGCAGATCCTTATACTCAACTCTCAGTTCTACAGCTTCATTTTCTTCAAAAATAACGTATAAATAAAGATCCTTCGATGAGATTATTACAAGTTCCCTATCCACAAATTAACCTGTCCAGTTTATGATTTTAAATGATAAATCACACTTGGCTGTTAATCAAGAGAAAGGAAAGCCCCGCAGAGGGGCTAAAGGATCTATTTTTTGATTTTTCCTGCTATAAAGTCAGGGTCCCTTTCGGGAAGCTCTGTTACCCAGGTCATTAAAGGTTCTTTGCACTGTGGAAGCCTAACCTGTTTGCATGTGTCAACACACTCCCCGCAAACTATACATGCCTGAACACCTTTGTAAAAATCATTTATATAAGCCATTCTTCTCGGATCAAGAGCCATTGGACAGTTTTTGATACATTCTCTGCATGACCCGCAGTCTGAAAGATCAAATCTTGGATCCATCGTTGTTTTAAATTTGTGGTGATACGGGGTTATTTTCTGGTAAATTCCTGTTGGACAGAATGTTCTGCACCATCTTTTACCTATAAAAACCTCAAAATAAACAACAACAAAGGCTGAAAGAAAAGCGACCCACATCCATGAGAACATAGGGTTTGTGGCGTAGAAAAATACCCTCAGATCTGTAACCCAATTAAAGAAAAGTGCAAGAAAGAGAACAGCAGTAACGAAAGAGATCAGATAATAGGCTATTTTTCCACCTGTTTTTGATCTTGGACCATAAACCTTCTTTCTTATAATGTCCTGAATTTCAGCAACCCAACCTCCTGGACATATCCATCCGCAAAAAACCCTTCCGTTTATCAAGTTCATCACAATAACAAGTATGGCAAAGAAGCCAAGTGCAAGGATAACAGGCATTAACCCTTCTTCTACAGAAACTTTTTCCCCAAAGATCCATGCCTCGTCGTGAGCCAGATCAATCTTCGCGATTTTCAGTTCAGGTATTATTATTAGAGCAAGGATAACAACAATATAAACCGTATTCCTCAACAATGTGAACTTATGTGTTTCCATGAATGATGGCTGAGGGCAGGACTGAGCCTGAATTTCAGTTGACATTAATCTACCTCCAATAAAAATTAACGACAGTAAAATATTATAATATATTATAATTAGACTTGTTAGTTTTTACTAACCAAATAAAAGAGAGGTCGGGAAATGAAAAAAGCTGTAGCTCTTTTTTTATTTTTTGTTGCGGCAGTGTTTTTAACATCTTGTGAAGGCAAAGGCAAGTTAGTTATTAAAGAACCTCCTAACGCCGATGTTTACATCAACGGAAAACATGTAGGTAAAACTCCCCTTGAGATTGAACTGAAAGAAGGTAAATACACAATTGAGGTTGCAACTTCTCCTTTTGTCTTAGAGAGAAAAAAAGATGTGTGGGTATATTTTGACCACACAACTGAGCTTTCATTTAATCCTACCCCTAAAGGGCTTCTTGTTATAAACACAAAACCTGAAGGGGCTACCGTTCTTGAAGGTAGAAACCCGATAGGAAAAACCCCTTTTAAAGACAAGGTTGATGTGGGTCAGCATCACATTATTCTGAAGCTGGGAGCTGTCGGAACATCAAGAGTTGTAACGGTTGAATACGGAAAAACAACAAAGCTATTTGTAAATCTTGAAAAAGCTGTGGTTCATTTTAAGGCAAATCCTGAAGATGCTGTTTTGTATATAGACGGAAAAGAAATTGGGAAGTTTCCTGTAACCTTAGAGCTTGATCAGGGTGTTCACAACATTGTTATTGAGAAGGGGGAATACAAAGATAAATTTGTTTTGAGGGTTAAAAAGGGTGATGAGATAACAGTAGATTATGAACTGCAGGAAGTCCAGTTACCACCTATACAGGCTTATGGTCCTGTTACATTCACACCTGATAATAAATATCTTGTAACACTTGGAAAAGCAGGAATATACTTCTGGGACATCAAAGACTTCAAACCGCAGATTTCCCTTTATGATCCAAAAGACGTTAGAAACTTTGATAAATTCATCAACTATGGCATATCTGATGACGGACATTATGTGGTGGGAATAAAACCTATAAGAAGACTTGCCTACGCCCTCCCTGAAAACCTAAAAGGAAAAAAAGTTGATAAAATACTTGTGTGGGATATGAACACAACATTTCCAGTGCTTTCAAGACTTTATCCTATGGAATCCTTTATAGCAGCTTTAAGTAATAATAAAGCATATTTTGTTACCAGAGATGGAAAGGTTAAAGTTATTGATATAAAAACAGGAAAAGAATTAGACGAAAAAAATCTTGGGAAAGTTCCCTCCTCTGGTAAATACATAAACGGGAAACTGTATATCGGCACTCAAGACGGAAGCATTATAGTTCTGAACACTGTTGATGGAACAGTTGAGAAAATTCAAAAACTACATGACGGAAAAATTACAGATATACAGTTATCAAAAGATAAAACTATGGTTATAACAGCATCAACTGACGGAAGCGTAAAACTGAGTAAAACAGATATTTCTCCTATAAAAACGGTAAAAGTAGGAATAAAAGTTTACAGCGCAAAC
This portion of the Persephonella sp. genome encodes:
- a CDS encoding 4Fe-4S binding protein, which produces MSTEIQAQSCPQPSFMETHKFTLLRNTVYIVVILALIIIPELKIAKIDLAHDEAWIFGEKVSVEEGLMPVILALGFFAILVIVMNLINGRVFCGWICPGGWVAEIQDIIRKKVYGPRSKTGGKIAYYLISFVTAVLFLALFFNWVTDLRVFFYATNPMFSWMWVAFLSAFVVVYFEVFIGKRWCRTFCPTGIYQKITPYHHKFKTTMDPRFDLSDCGSCRECIKNCPMALDPRRMAYINDFYKGVQACIVCGECVDTCKQVRLPQCKEPLMTWVTELPERDPDFIAGKIKK
- a CDS encoding Rne/Rng family ribonuclease — translated: MDRELVIISSKDLYLYVIFEENEAVELRVEYKDLLKQSGNIYKGKIKRIVPAMNAAFVDIGEDREAFLPLKDINYCPDFKINESVIVQVKRAAVSTKGAKLSCKITLPGKYLVLIPNNSHISISSKIEDKEQKERIKEHIKWLLEPFNDENYGYIIRTSAVDVSDEAIIEDFLSLKQLWENIIKLSKKKRSPSILYEESSKIYGILRDYAGNFTKIVSDDIKKLKEIKEYINRNFNKQIKLEPYRKRKVSLYSYYEVDKIINKILNPYVWLKNGGYLVIEETEALVSIDVNSGSHCRHKTLEETAYYTNIEAMKEIAKHLRLRDLGGIVIIDFIDMKDEEKKKALIEQFKNEVKKDKRPVKIKNFTSLGLLELTRKKVEESLIKQLTDICFTCSGNGYIKSRYLMMFEIEKKISEMKPFVKLKLRIHPSFYRSAKELINELKLKDSVDIISDINQQINKFSIEREE
- a CDS encoding PEGA domain-containing protein, whose amino-acid sequence is MKKAVALFLFFVAAVFLTSCEGKGKLVIKEPPNADVYINGKHVGKTPLEIELKEGKYTIEVATSPFVLERKKDVWVYFDHTTELSFNPTPKGLLVINTKPEGATVLEGRNPIGKTPFKDKVDVGQHHIILKLGAVGTSRVVTVEYGKTTKLFVNLEKAVVHFKANPEDAVLYIDGKEIGKFPVTLELDQGVHNIVIEKGEYKDKFVLRVKKGDEITVDYELQEVQLPPIQAYGPVTFTPDNKYLVTLGKAGIYFWDIKDFKPQISLYDPKDVRNFDKFINYGISDDGHYVVGIKPIRRLAYALPENLKGKKVDKILVWDMNTTFPVLSRLYPMESFIAALSNNKAYFVTRDGKVKVIDIKTGKELDEKNLGKVPSSGKYINGKLYIGTQDGSIIVLNTVDGTVEKIQKLHDGKITDIQLSKDKTMVITASTDGSVKLSKTDISPIKTVKVGIKVYSANISPLKEKLAIGRGDKSVDVIDLKTGKVAYSIKNLRFVPISLVFADEEILITASSMKNPEIDIFKNGHLMKKWIQTIK